The Microbacterium sp. LWO12-1.2 genome includes a window with the following:
- a CDS encoding isochorismate synthase, which yields MSSTLVVETREIDPVEDLLAAADPARPLAWLRRGDGIVAVGEPLRELRASAGSTGLRSSALATAWRYLASGARIDDPVGLPGTGLVAFGALAFDEKSASDSVLVIPSQVIGRHGHTFWRTTIRLAEADVPAATDEQPYGPHWAGTVGPGAQSPQGYQDSVRQALGRIAQGELSKVVLARDLTGTIPAGSDLRRLVRALSTGYPDTWAFAVDGLIGASPETLVTVQNRTVTARVLAGTVGRGADADADTAASAALASSTKDLDEHQYAVQSVLASLRPHTRALAASEQPFLLKLPNLFHLATDVEGELAEGESALDLIGALHPTAAVAGTPTTIAIGVIRELEPFDRGRYAGPVGWVDAAGNGEWAIALRCAQFEAGDDDIRVTAYAGAGIVAGSDPESELLETRVKFRPLVDALA from the coding sequence GTGAGCAGCACGCTGGTCGTGGAGACCCGAGAGATCGATCCGGTCGAGGATCTTCTGGCCGCGGCAGACCCCGCACGGCCGCTGGCCTGGCTGCGTCGCGGTGACGGCATCGTCGCGGTGGGCGAGCCGCTGCGAGAGCTCCGCGCATCTGCCGGCTCCACCGGGCTGCGCAGTTCCGCCCTCGCGACGGCGTGGCGCTACCTGGCATCCGGAGCGCGGATCGACGACCCGGTCGGCCTGCCAGGCACCGGCCTGGTCGCCTTCGGTGCGCTGGCCTTCGACGAGAAGTCCGCCTCCGACAGCGTGCTCGTGATCCCCTCGCAGGTCATCGGGCGACACGGCCACACGTTCTGGCGCACGACGATCCGACTCGCTGAGGCAGACGTTCCGGCCGCCACGGACGAACAGCCGTACGGACCGCACTGGGCCGGCACGGTCGGTCCGGGCGCGCAGAGCCCGCAGGGTTACCAGGACTCGGTGCGACAGGCGCTGGGGCGCATCGCCCAGGGCGAGCTGAGCAAGGTCGTGCTCGCGCGCGACCTCACCGGCACGATCCCGGCCGGTTCCGACCTGCGGCGCCTGGTGCGCGCTCTCTCGACCGGCTACCCCGACACCTGGGCTTTCGCGGTCGACGGACTCATCGGCGCGAGCCCCGAGACTCTGGTCACGGTGCAGAACCGCACCGTCACGGCGCGCGTGCTCGCCGGCACGGTCGGGCGCGGAGCGGATGCCGATGCCGATACGGCCGCGTCGGCAGCGCTGGCCTCCAGCACCAAGGATCTCGACGAGCACCAGTACGCCGTGCAGAGCGTGCTCGCCTCGCTCCGACCGCACACGCGGGCCCTCGCCGCGAGCGAACAGCCGTTCCTGCTCAAGCTGCCGAACCTGTTCCACCTCGCGACCGATGTCGAGGGAGAACTCGCAGAGGGCGAGTCGGCCCTCGACCTGATCGGCGCCCTGCATCCGACCGCCGCGGTCGCCGGAACCCCGACCACCATCGCGATCGGTGTGATCCGCGAGCTCGAGCCCTTCGACCGCGGCCGCTACGCCGGGCCGGTCGGCTGGGTCGACGCGGCGGGCAACGGCGAGTGGGCGATCGCTCTGCGGTGTGCGCAGTTCGAGGCCGGAGACGACGACATCCGCGTCACCGCCTACGCCGGCGCAGGGATCGTCGCCGGTTCCGACCCGGAGTCGGAGCTGCTCGAGACGCGTGTGAAGTTCCGCCCGCTGGTCGACGCGCTGGCCTGA
- a CDS encoding PPK2 family polyphosphate kinase produces MMNAHRWADTLRVDDGFRLADVDPASTPGYEHGKANGKLDLEEGLVSLNTLQERLFAESRAGVAQDAVLLVLQAMDSAGKGGIVRHVVGGVDPQGVALAAFKAPTPEEREHDFLWRIEKRLPEPGFIGVFDRSHYEDVLIGKVRALADASEIERRYEAINAFEAQVAASGVRIIKVMLHISPDEQKARLRERLERPDKHWKYNPGDVDERLLWPHYMDAYQTVFDRTSTQAAPWHVIPANSKWYARLAVQELLLAALEDIDPQWPVAEFDVEAEKKRLDAS; encoded by the coding sequence ATGATGAACGCGCACCGCTGGGCAGACACCCTCCGTGTCGACGACGGGTTCCGTCTCGCCGACGTCGACCCCGCGAGCACTCCCGGCTACGAGCACGGCAAGGCGAACGGCAAACTCGACCTCGAGGAGGGGCTCGTGTCGCTGAACACCCTGCAGGAACGGCTGTTCGCCGAGAGCCGCGCCGGTGTCGCGCAGGACGCCGTGCTGCTGGTGCTGCAGGCGATGGACTCGGCGGGCAAGGGCGGCATCGTGCGGCACGTCGTCGGGGGTGTTGATCCGCAGGGCGTGGCGCTCGCGGCGTTCAAGGCCCCGACGCCCGAGGAGCGGGAGCACGATTTCCTGTGGCGCATCGAGAAACGCCTCCCCGAGCCGGGGTTCATCGGCGTGTTCGATCGCTCGCACTACGAGGACGTGCTGATCGGCAAGGTCCGCGCACTCGCCGACGCGTCCGAGATCGAGCGCCGCTACGAGGCCATCAACGCGTTCGAGGCGCAGGTCGCGGCATCCGGCGTGCGCATCATCAAGGTCATGCTGCACATCTCGCCCGACGAGCAGAAGGCACGTCTGCGCGAGCGTCTCGAGCGGCCGGACAAGCACTGGAAGTACAACCCCGGCGATGTCGACGAGCGTCTGCTGTGGCCGCACTACATGGACGCGTATCAGACCGTCTTCGACCGTACCTCGACCCAGGCGGCGCCGTGGCACGTGATCCCGGCGAACAGCAAGTGGTACGCGCGGCTGGCCGTGCAGGAGCTCCTGCTCGCGGCGTTGGAGGACATCGATCCGCAGTGGCCGGTCGCGGAGTTCGACGTCGAGGCCGAGAAGAAGCGTCTCGACGCGAGCTGA
- the menD gene encoding 2-succinyl-5-enolpyruvyl-6-hydroxy-3-cyclohexene-1-carboxylic-acid synthase produces the protein MTSSPASDAAASLIAELIAHGVRDLVLSPGSRSQALALAAVRRADEGLLRVHVRIDERVAGFTALGIARETGLPAAVVCTSGTAAANLLPAAMEAFHSGVPLLLLTADRPPELRGVGANQATTQPGMFSSWAREEIDAPVPMVGDEWSGLAARVVSRALGADAAHGHAGVAGPVHLNLPSREPLSGGASPREVIPGAAPAIVTGEPFVLERGPRTVVIAGADAGATAEEIAHAGAWPLIAEIVSGARFGRQIVHGYRGLLRVDELGGRIQRAVVLGHPTLSREVTALLSRADIDVVAVRRGGEELDLNHRTTAVGSVAVADGAPDREWLGAWLEASAAAAVDLSEAAPDQDGLSSTHFAARREAVRAELDAVRRPLDRELLVDSVWRATWPHDRLMFGSSRLVRVADAVLGGKKVPVHANRGLAGIDGTIATATGIALASQAGGAPGVTRVLLGDLTFLHDVGSLLLPPDETEPRLQVIVGNDGGGTIFDSLEVAGSALPADLDRAFYTPHTVRLEHLALAYGWEYQRVTTRTALDQVLTTPAGGRQLIEVPLPR, from the coding sequence GTGACCTCGTCGCCCGCCTCCGACGCGGCGGCTTCGCTGATCGCCGAACTGATCGCGCATGGTGTGCGCGACCTCGTGCTCTCGCCGGGTTCGCGTTCTCAGGCGCTCGCGCTCGCCGCGGTCCGTCGGGCCGATGAGGGTCTGCTGCGCGTGCACGTGCGCATCGACGAGCGCGTCGCCGGATTCACCGCGCTGGGCATAGCGCGCGAGACCGGACTCCCGGCCGCCGTGGTCTGCACCTCGGGCACCGCAGCGGCGAATCTCCTGCCCGCGGCCATGGAAGCCTTCCACTCCGGCGTGCCGCTGCTGCTGCTGACGGCTGACCGCCCGCCGGAGCTGCGCGGCGTCGGGGCGAACCAGGCCACCACGCAGCCGGGGATGTTCTCCTCGTGGGCGCGCGAAGAGATCGATGCCCCGGTGCCGATGGTCGGCGACGAATGGTCGGGGCTGGCAGCTCGCGTCGTCTCTCGCGCGCTCGGCGCCGACGCCGCACATGGTCATGCCGGGGTGGCCGGCCCTGTGCACCTCAACCTGCCGTCGCGCGAGCCGCTGTCGGGCGGCGCCTCTCCGCGCGAGGTGATCCCTGGCGCGGCACCTGCGATCGTGACCGGTGAGCCGTTCGTGCTGGAACGAGGACCTCGCACGGTCGTCATCGCCGGTGCGGATGCCGGAGCGACGGCCGAGGAGATCGCCCACGCCGGAGCCTGGCCCCTGATCGCCGAGATCGTCAGCGGAGCGCGGTTCGGACGCCAGATCGTGCACGGCTACCGAGGGCTTCTCCGCGTCGATGAGCTGGGCGGCCGCATCCAGCGTGCCGTCGTGCTCGGGCATCCCACGCTGAGCCGGGAGGTCACGGCACTGCTCTCCCGCGCGGACATCGATGTCGTGGCGGTGCGGCGAGGCGGCGAGGAACTCGACCTGAACCACCGCACGACCGCGGTGGGATCCGTGGCCGTCGCCGATGGTGCCCCCGACCGGGAGTGGCTCGGCGCGTGGCTCGAAGCGTCGGCGGCGGCGGCCGTCGATCTCAGTGAGGCGGCGCCCGACCAGGACGGACTCTCGTCAACGCACTTCGCCGCTCGACGCGAGGCCGTGCGCGCCGAGCTCGATGCGGTGCGCCGGCCGCTCGATCGGGAACTGCTCGTCGATTCCGTGTGGCGTGCCACGTGGCCGCACGACCGCCTGATGTTCGGGTCATCGCGGCTCGTGCGCGTGGCAGACGCCGTCCTCGGCGGCAAGAAGGTGCCGGTGCACGCCAACCGCGGTCTCGCAGGCATCGACGGCACGATCGCCACCGCCACGGGCATCGCGCTCGCGAGTCAGGCGGGCGGTGCTCCCGGCGTCACCCGCGTGCTGCTGGGCGACCTCACCTTCCTGCACGACGTCGGATCCCTCCTCCTTCCGCCGGACGAGACCGAGCCGCGGCTGCAGGTCATCGTCGGCAACGACGGGGGCGGCACGATCTTCGACTCGCTCGAGGTCGCGGGCTCCGCACTGCCGGCGGATCTCGATCGCGCCTTCTACACGCCGCACACGGTGCGACTGGAGCACCTGGCCCTCGCCTACGGCTGGGAGTACCAGCGAGTCACCACCCGCACGGCGCTCGACCAGGTGCTCACGACACCCGCCGGCGGTCGTCAGCTCATCGAGGTCCCGCTGCCGCGCTGA
- a CDS encoding PLD nuclease N-terminal domain-containing protein encodes MARLLIVGGFLAAVFWVFSIVDCAVQPATRHRGVRKPVWLAIVILIPVIGGILWFVIGRRRANDQGVARVLAPDDDPAFLRSISKTEQDARIRRLEEELARLDDETDEGPAPEPRA; translated from the coding sequence GTGGCGAGACTACTGATCGTCGGCGGCTTCCTCGCCGCCGTGTTCTGGGTGTTCAGCATCGTCGACTGCGCTGTGCAGCCGGCGACGCGGCATCGTGGCGTGCGAAAGCCCGTGTGGTTGGCCATCGTGATCCTCATTCCGGTCATCGGCGGGATCCTCTGGTTCGTGATCGGACGCCGCCGCGCCAACGACCAGGGCGTCGCACGGGTGCTCGCTCCCGACGACGATCCCGCGTTCCTGCGCAGCATCAGCAAGACCGAGCAGGATGCGCGCATCCGCCGCCTCGAAGAGGAGCTCGCACGCCTGGACGACGAGACCGACGAAGGTCCGGCGCCGGAACCTCGCGCGTGA
- a CDS encoding DsbA family protein, with product MKTSVKATLIAIAVAVVLLIVGIVFAITQRAATPEPQAGEKLQTVRSDSHVLDQGGADAVTVVEFLDFECEACGAFYPIVEELRATYAGDITYVVRYFPLPGHINSTQAALAAEAAARQDRFEDMYHRLFETQAQWGEGSEETPAVFRAFAEDLGLDMEAYDAAIADPATLQRVESDKADGEKLGVSSTPSFFIDGQAVVLQEWDDLEQAIEKAVNG from the coding sequence ATGAAAACCTCTGTCAAGGCGACCCTGATCGCCATCGCCGTCGCCGTCGTCCTGTTGATCGTCGGCATCGTCTTCGCCATCACGCAGCGCGCCGCCACACCGGAGCCGCAGGCCGGAGAGAAGCTGCAGACCGTCCGCTCCGACTCGCACGTGCTCGACCAGGGTGGCGCGGATGCCGTCACGGTCGTCGAGTTCCTCGACTTCGAGTGCGAGGCATGCGGCGCGTTCTACCCGATCGTGGAGGAGCTCCGCGCGACCTATGCGGGAGACATCACCTACGTGGTGCGCTACTTCCCGCTCCCCGGGCACATCAACTCGACCCAGGCCGCACTCGCCGCCGAAGCCGCCGCTCGACAGGACCGGTTCGAGGACATGTACCACCGCCTGTTCGAGACCCAGGCGCAGTGGGGTGAGGGATCCGAGGAGACCCCGGCGGTGTTCCGCGCCTTCGCCGAGGACCTCGGGCTCGACATGGAGGCGTACGACGCCGCGATCGCCGACCCCGCCACGTTGCAGCGCGTGGAGTCGGACAAGGCCGACGGCGAGAAGCTGGGGGTGAGCAGCACGCCCTCGTTCTTCATCGACGGCCAAGCCGTGGTGCTGCAGGAGTGGGACGACCTCGAGCAGGCGATCGAGAAGGCAGTGAACGGCTGA
- a CDS encoding tyrosine-protein phosphatase yields the protein MDLTSVLAVTHNSRELSGLPTSDGGTLASGILFRSDALGALTDEGLQGLVDLGIGTVIDLRTEGERSRSADRLPADGSITLIPLSVQGGAMDEMVQKLLPATDGTPLSDTQLAEVLDRVPTLEDLYTAILGGSATQFATVARAVITASGTDRPGVLFHCTAGKDRTGLAAALLLQVAGVPRAAIVEDYTRTGTNLARGFAEALTGLITAIGIPLTPRLKTLATESPASAIEAALDWIESEHGDAAGYLRSGGLTDDEITALRRVLRGA from the coding sequence ATGGATCTGACCTCTGTTCTGGCCGTGACGCACAACTCGCGTGAGCTGTCGGGCTTGCCGACCTCGGACGGCGGGACTCTGGCCTCCGGCATCCTCTTCCGCTCGGATGCGCTGGGCGCTCTCACCGACGAGGGGCTGCAGGGACTGGTCGATCTCGGAATCGGGACGGTCATCGATCTGCGCACGGAGGGCGAGCGCTCCCGGTCGGCCGATCGACTGCCGGCCGATGGCAGCATCACGCTGATCCCGCTGTCGGTGCAGGGCGGAGCCATGGACGAAATGGTGCAGAAGCTGCTGCCGGCCACCGACGGCACCCCGCTCTCCGACACGCAGCTCGCCGAGGTGCTCGACCGGGTGCCGACACTGGAGGATCTGTACACCGCGATCCTCGGGGGCAGTGCCACGCAGTTCGCGACCGTCGCCCGCGCCGTGATCACCGCATCCGGCACTGATCGGCCCGGAGTGCTGTTCCACTGCACCGCCGGCAAGGACCGCACCGGTCTCGCGGCTGCACTTCTGCTGCAGGTCGCCGGTGTGCCGCGCGCAGCCATCGTCGAGGACTACACCCGGACCGGAACGAACCTCGCACGCGGTTTCGCCGAGGCGCTGACGGGCCTCATCACCGCGATCGGCATACCGCTCACCCCGCGCCTGAAGACGCTCGCCACCGAATCGCCGGCCTCGGCCATCGAAGCCGCGCTCGACTGGATCGAGAGCGAGCACGGCGATGCGGCCGGGTACCTGCGCAGCGGCGGCCTGACCGACGACGAGATCACCGCGCTGCGGCGGGTGCTGCGCGGCGCATAG
- a CDS encoding PQQ-dependent sugar dehydrogenase: protein MAMRRGGMLAAMTVAMLALAACTPQPGSAPAGNDPEPSSEVVAEGLEAPWSIVFHDGIPLVSERDSGRVLELGDDGAVREVAVIDGVAGGGEGGLLGLAVHGGDLYTYFTAADGNRIESREILGDPGALALGPPTTVFDGIPSAGTHNGGRIAFGPDGMLYVTAGDAGDRDSAQDRDALSGKILRLTPDGDVPDDNPFDGSPVYSYGHRNPQGIAWDAAGTMYASEFGQDTWDELNVIEAGGNYGWPAVEGIAGDEDYIDPVQQWAPSDASPSGIAVLGDRIVIANLRGERLRVVPLDDLATSSEWFRGEVGRLRDAVVAPDGSLWIVTNNTDGRGDPADGDDRILRLDVG, encoded by the coding sequence ATGGCGATGAGGCGGGGCGGGATGCTCGCGGCGATGACCGTCGCGATGCTGGCGCTCGCCGCATGCACGCCGCAGCCGGGATCCGCCCCTGCCGGAAACGATCCAGAGCCGTCATCCGAGGTCGTCGCCGAGGGGCTGGAGGCGCCGTGGTCGATCGTGTTCCACGACGGTATCCCGCTCGTGAGCGAACGCGACAGTGGCCGCGTGCTCGAGCTCGGCGACGACGGCGCAGTCCGCGAGGTCGCCGTCATCGATGGTGTGGCCGGCGGGGGCGAGGGCGGGCTCCTCGGGCTCGCGGTGCACGGCGGCGACCTCTATACGTACTTCACGGCCGCCGACGGGAACCGCATCGAGAGCCGTGAGATCCTCGGCGATCCAGGAGCGCTCGCGCTCGGCCCACCCACGACCGTGTTCGACGGCATCCCCTCGGCCGGCACTCACAACGGCGGCCGCATCGCCTTCGGACCGGACGGCATGCTGTACGTCACGGCGGGCGATGCGGGGGACCGCGACAGCGCACAGGATCGCGATGCCCTGTCGGGAAAGATCCTGCGGCTCACGCCCGACGGTGACGTGCCGGACGACAACCCGTTCGACGGCTCGCCCGTGTACAGCTACGGTCACCGGAACCCGCAGGGCATCGCCTGGGATGCGGCGGGGACGATGTACGCGAGCGAGTTCGGGCAGGACACGTGGGACGAGCTGAACGTGATCGAGGCGGGGGGCAACTATGGGTGGCCCGCCGTCGAGGGCATCGCCGGTGACGAGGACTACATCGACCCCGTCCAGCAGTGGGCGCCGTCGGACGCCAGCCCGAGCGGCATCGCGGTGCTGGGCGACCGGATCGTGATCGCGAACCTGCGCGGTGAGCGGCTGCGGGTCGTGCCGCTCGACGACCTGGCGACGTCATCCGAGTGGTTCCGCGGAGAGGTCGGCCGTCTGCGCGACGCGGTCGTCGCCCCTGATGGCTCGCTCTGGATCGTCACGAACAACACCGACGGTCGGGGCGATCCGGCAGATGGCGACGACCGGATCCTGCGACTCGACGTCGGCTGA
- a CDS encoding bifunctional lysylphosphatidylglycerol flippase/synthetase MprF, which translates to MTEARTHTPNPVLSVMRRIPATLSMVLLILVVGVVWHGLWTPFEDTALFRTVAYGLPNLADGKWWTPLTGTFFVNQPWVYIFTITGFWGMAYLEFRRGSRVALAYYWIGQLFAIFATALLLLALSQFPWAWATAQAQALDVGASGGTMACIAAAVGLFRPPWRVRGWLILLGFVFIAMLFWGKLADLEHLLAVLLILVVDRSLRVRHTTVREQRLIAVVAILVLGAVEIITTFVATDGPFGPTDPASGGFIDLAIDLVVILVLVNGLRRGRRFAWVLAILLGLYNLLGAALVLTLIILTSQAELDLRWDGETELVMANGFLWLIMIIYLVWVRRAFRAKRRSTLGIQPPPMIDDVKTELRAHGGGTLSWMTTWDGNSYARANGGIVAYQRRNGVALALADPIGPAPLRATAVEEFIRDAEQAGLVPCFFSADEATRAAVPATWRSIVVADDTIVDLPGLTFTGKRWNSVRTSLNKAGREDMTFRMTHLKSESWGVQQQLRAISEAWVGDKDLPEMRFTLGTLEEAEDPEVRLALAIAPNGDVDGFLSWLPVYGEGGTVHGWTLDLMRRRDGGFGPVMEYLIGSSAQQFSEEGAAIMSLSGAPLAHDYPPDAGVIAALSDRLAEALEPVYGFGSLHRFKQKFHPRYETMYLLFRDESDLTRIGGALTRAFLPDATLRQFAGAGLELVRGGDKD; encoded by the coding sequence ATGACCGAGGCGCGAACGCATACGCCGAACCCCGTGCTCTCCGTGATGAGGCGCATCCCGGCGACGCTGTCGATGGTGCTGCTGATCCTCGTGGTGGGCGTGGTCTGGCACGGACTGTGGACCCCGTTCGAGGACACGGCGCTGTTCCGCACCGTGGCCTACGGCCTGCCGAATCTCGCTGACGGCAAGTGGTGGACCCCGCTGACGGGCACGTTCTTCGTCAACCAGCCCTGGGTGTACATCTTCACGATCACCGGCTTCTGGGGCATGGCGTACCTGGAGTTCCGGCGCGGATCGCGCGTGGCACTCGCGTACTACTGGATCGGCCAGCTCTTCGCGATCTTCGCCACCGCGCTTCTCCTGCTCGCGCTCTCGCAGTTCCCCTGGGCGTGGGCGACGGCGCAGGCGCAGGCGCTCGACGTCGGAGCCTCCGGCGGCACGATGGCCTGCATCGCGGCAGCGGTCGGCCTCTTCCGCCCGCCGTGGCGGGTGCGCGGCTGGCTGATCCTGCTCGGCTTCGTGTTCATCGCGATGCTGTTCTGGGGCAAGCTCGCCGACCTCGAGCACCTGCTGGCAGTCCTGCTCATCCTGGTCGTCGACCGGTCGCTCCGGGTGCGGCACACCACCGTGCGGGAGCAGCGGCTCATCGCCGTCGTGGCGATCCTCGTGCTCGGAGCTGTCGAGATCATCACGACCTTCGTGGCGACCGACGGCCCGTTCGGCCCGACCGACCCCGCCTCGGGTGGGTTCATCGATCTCGCGATCGACCTCGTCGTGATCCTCGTGCTGGTGAACGGTCTGCGTCGGGGCCGGCGCTTCGCCTGGGTGCTCGCGATCCTGCTGGGTCTGTACAACCTGCTGGGTGCCGCGCTGGTTCTGACCCTCATCATCCTGACCAGCCAGGCGGAGCTCGATCTGCGCTGGGACGGCGAGACCGAGCTCGTGATGGCCAACGGCTTCCTCTGGCTGATCATGATCATCTATCTCGTATGGGTGCGCCGCGCCTTCCGGGCCAAGAGACGGTCGACCCTGGGCATCCAGCCGCCGCCCATGATCGACGACGTGAAGACAGAACTGCGCGCACACGGTGGGGGCACCCTGTCGTGGATGACCACGTGGGACGGCAACAGCTACGCGCGCGCCAACGGCGGCATCGTCGCCTATCAGCGGCGCAACGGCGTGGCGCTGGCTCTCGCCGATCCGATCGGCCCCGCCCCGCTGCGGGCCACTGCCGTCGAGGAGTTCATCCGCGACGCCGAGCAGGCGGGCCTGGTGCCCTGCTTCTTCAGCGCGGACGAAGCCACCCGCGCCGCGGTGCCGGCGACCTGGCGCAGCATCGTGGTCGCCGACGACACGATCGTCGACCTGCCAGGTCTCACCTTCACCGGCAAGCGCTGGAACTCCGTGCGCACCTCGCTCAACAAGGCGGGCCGCGAGGACATGACCTTCCGGATGACGCACCTGAAGTCCGAATCATGGGGTGTGCAGCAGCAGTTGCGAGCGATCTCCGAGGCCTGGGTCGGCGACAAGGATCTGCCCGAGATGCGCTTCACGCTGGGCACGCTGGAGGAGGCGGAGGACCCCGAGGTGCGACTCGCCCTTGCCATCGCACCCAACGGCGACGTCGACGGCTTCCTCTCCTGGCTCCCGGTGTACGGCGAGGGCGGCACGGTGCACGGCTGGACCCTCGACCTGATGCGGCGGCGCGATGGCGGCTTCGGGCCGGTGATGGAGTACCTGATCGGATCATCGGCGCAACAGTTCTCGGAAGAGGGCGCCGCGATCATGTCACTGTCGGGGGCGCCGCTCGCGCACGACTACCCGCCGGACGCCGGAGTGATCGCGGCGCTGAGCGATCGGCTCGCCGAGGCACTCGAGCCCGTCTACGGTTTCGGCTCGCTGCACCGGTTCAAGCAGAAGTTCCACCCGCGCTACGAGACCATGTACCTGCTGTTCCGCGACGAGAGCGACCTCACCCGGATCGGTGGGGCGCTGACGCGGGCGTTCCTGCCGGATGCGACGCTGCGGCAGTTCGCGGGTGCCGGGCTGGAGCTGGTGCGCGGCGGCGACAAGGACTGA
- the arfB gene encoding alternative ribosome rescue aminoacyl-tRNA hydrolase ArfB — MPSAHRPGLRVSAGVTIPESELSWRFSRSSGPGGQGVNTADSRAELVWDAAASTALSPAQRERLLERLGGRLVDGVLTIAASEHRAQLRNRDAARERLVALVSEALRPPAPPRRATKPSRGSKERRLKAKQRRTDVKQLRQRPRDS, encoded by the coding sequence ATGCCCTCCGCCCACCGCCCCGGTCTTCGCGTCTCGGCCGGGGTCACGATCCCCGAGTCCGAGCTGTCGTGGCGATTCTCGCGGTCGTCCGGGCCCGGCGGTCAGGGCGTGAACACCGCCGATTCCCGGGCGGAGCTCGTGTGGGACGCCGCCGCCTCGACCGCGCTGTCTCCGGCGCAGCGCGAGCGGCTTCTCGAGCGCCTCGGTGGTCGTCTGGTCGACGGCGTGCTGACGATCGCGGCCTCCGAGCATCGCGCGCAGCTGCGCAACAGGGATGCCGCGCGGGAACGACTCGTGGCGCTGGTGAGTGAGGCACTGCGTCCTCCGGCTCCGCCGCGCAGAGCCACGAAGCCGAGTCGCGGCTCGAAGGAGCGTCGTCTGAAGGCGAAGCAGCGGCGCACAGACGTCAAGCAGCTGCGTCAGCGCCCCCGCGACTCCTGA
- a CDS encoding MFS transporter, producing MTSLISSLRDVNRAWIMLVVLTMLTVIGMTVVLPVLPFVVLQYVSEEKDLAIWVGILEAVNGLCAFLVAPFLGRLSDRFGRRPVIIGAAFGAAFAMALFGIGGALWVLVLARVIQGLTAGDLPALFAYLADITPPEQRARRFGLLGALTGIGMMIGPAVGGLLAAVSIQLPVFVTAGVGLVIAILSIFLLPESLKPENRIPRIALREIQPFGVFKEAFGRKELRGLMIAFGVLALPFGFFVNNFSVLAFDAIQWGPTQIGLLTAAVGIIDILIQGVLLGILLPRIGERGVIVSAIIAQMIGLIGLAIVASVFAQPWVFIVGALMLAAGQGASTAAMDGAMSNAVGDDEQGWLGGATQSLAAAMNTAAPLIAGALYVTVSHAAPYWLGAALMVVAAIVVARAHIANTAKAAPDQTPVDQVEALA from the coding sequence ATGACTTCACTCATTTCCTCTCTGCGCGACGTGAACCGCGCCTGGATCATGCTCGTCGTGCTGACGATGCTCACCGTCATCGGGATGACGGTCGTCCTCCCCGTCCTTCCCTTCGTCGTGCTGCAGTACGTGTCGGAGGAGAAGGACCTCGCGATCTGGGTCGGCATCCTCGAGGCGGTCAACGGCCTGTGCGCCTTCCTCGTCGCGCCGTTCCTCGGTCGGCTCTCCGACCGCTTCGGCCGTCGCCCGGTCATCATCGGCGCCGCGTTCGGTGCCGCATTCGCCATGGCGCTCTTCGGCATCGGCGGTGCGCTCTGGGTGCTGGTGCTCGCGCGCGTCATCCAGGGGCTGACCGCCGGTGACCTGCCGGCACTGTTCGCCTACCTCGCCGACATCACGCCTCCTGAGCAGCGCGCCCGGCGGTTCGGTCTGCTCGGAGCCCTCACCGGCATCGGCATGATGATCGGCCCGGCCGTCGGCGGTCTCCTCGCGGCGGTGAGCATCCAGCTCCCGGTCTTCGTCACTGCCGGCGTCGGTCTCGTGATCGCGATCCTCAGCATCTTCCTGCTCCCCGAGAGCCTCAAGCCGGAGAACCGCATCCCGCGGATCGCCCTGCGCGAGATCCAGCCTTTCGGCGTCTTCAAGGAAGCGTTCGGGCGCAAGGAGCTGCGCGGCCTGATGATCGCGTTCGGCGTGCTCGCGCTGCCGTTCGGCTTCTTCGTGAACAACTTCAGCGTGCTCGCCTTCGACGCGATCCAGTGGGGCCCGACGCAGATCGGTCTGTTGACGGCGGCTGTCGGCATCATCGACATCCTGATCCAGGGCGTGCTGCTCGGCATCCTGCTCCCGCGCATCGGCGAACGCGGGGTGATCGTGAGCGCCATCATCGCGCAGATGATCGGTCTCATCGGTCTCGCCATCGTCGCCTCGGTCTTCGCCCAGCCGTGGGTGTTCATCGTCGGCGCGCTCATGCTCGCCGCGGGTCAGGGCGCGTCGACCGCCGCGATGGACGGGGCGATGTCCAACGCCGTCGGCGACGACGAGCAGGGCTGGCTCGGCGGGGCGACGCAGTCCCTCGCCGCCGCCATGAACACCGCGGCCCCGCTGATCGCCGGAGCGCTGTACGTCACCGTCAGCCATGCGGCTCCGTACTGGCTCGGTGCTGCGCTCATGGTGGTCGCTGCGATCGTGGTCGCCCGTGCGCACATCGCCAACACGGCGAAGGCCGCACCGGACCAGACTCCAGTCGACCAGGTGGAAGCCCTCGCCTGA